tttccgctgtgtttggttttgatatagccgagtgggctgttagatttacatataactgcgtggttgtgtttttattgtatcagccgagtatgctgcatataaattgcgtggttgtgtgtatattccagccgcctgtggctgaggtatattgtgtctgtaaaaatggttcagattgtcacccgtataggggaggtgATGCCGGAATTTCccctggcagggactcctctggggcgtgacaatttatttggccgctcacttggctaccaggattcataaactctagtatttatcCTGGAGggctagagttcaaatcctgaggaaggcaaaaatcccctggccaggggtggaaagaccatGTGAGTAACGgtacggccgagggtcgtcggtcgacgacataaggggtcaccagtcgggccgcccaagggaccgtcaaggggccgccaaatgagcCGCCAGTtgagccgcccaaggggccgggtcgttacagttacAATCAGTTGTTGAGTGACCAATGTTAAATACAATACATTCTTTTGAAATGGTAGAGATCATTAGTAAAGAACAGTCAAGGAAGCTAGATTGATATATATACCAAACGGCGGTCAAGTAGTTCAAAGAGAACAGGGGAGAAACAGATCAGAGCGAGCCTTGTGGATATGCTGACAGTAATCGAGAATTTCATCATGATAATGTCAAGATTGTAAGCAAAGCAGCAAGACATCACAGCCAACATCAGTTAACTTGACCACAAAAAACTAGTCAAATGGTCTACTTTTTGAAAGGATGAACAACAATCTAAGATTACACATCACTTGATGACAAACTGGAAATGATCTGTATAAGTTTATTCTGAATTCATAACCACATACCTTCTTGGCACCATTGACATCGACTTTAGGATTATCTCCGATCATATAGATAATATTGAATGCAAAGTTCTTGCTAACCCTCGTCTCCTTAGCCGGGTAAGTAGTCAGTGCTAGTTTAGTCAGAGTAGATTCAGCATTCTTGAACACAGATGGATTGGGTTTGCCATAAGATGTATACTCCAGTGGGCTGCTATGAATTCTGCATTTGATGTAAAGAGTTTAAGGAATATGTAAAATTACATTACTTTCTAACGAAATTACCAAAGCCAAATCTAGTACCTGTTATATATGCTTTCCAGCGCTATCCTGAAAGCACCCATCCCGAGACGCTCGCAGGGAAATGCAGCCTACTAAGGTTGGAGTATgtcaaaatttcagaaaaatgcATAGTCGCAAATTACAATCGGCATTCTCCATCAGCCTTTCTACATGAAAAGTGAACAATAGCCTAAATTTTATCACACCTGGTATTCAAGATCATCCGCTGCAAAATATAAAGGTGGTTGATGTCCATTTCCCTTACCAGGAAGTCCACCATATCTTAAGATATCACACAGCACCTACAATTCACCAACATAAATAATGAAAAAATCATTTATATAACCAAAGGAACAAATGGCCAAACACAACAACAAGAAGACATGAGTCTTAACTAGTTGGGATCTGATACATGAATCTCATGGCGACAATGAACTCTGTACAAAGCATGATCTGAGTTTTTTACATTACGATGAGACATAAGTACAGGGCCTCAGGGATGCAAgaaataaaaatgatgatacatatTCTCAAGACATCACCATACGTAAATATTTTGCAAATAAGTTGCACAggaagaaagtgaagaaaaagAGTACCTGAATATCCCTTCCCCAATCAACAGGATCACTGACAACAAATGCTCCTTTAACCCTCTCAGAGTGCACATTAAATTTTGATTGGAAACTTAATTTACAATTTTTATCAAATGATTGCTTGAGACTCCAGGTTTTGTACTGAGAAAGGGGATCAATGTGATTAAAGTATGAAGCATAGTCATTGATAGAAAGAACTTTCCTGCACACAAAATAGAAGGCTGCTAGGAATAACACACTTCCAGAAACTGGagggaaaaaacaaaaacaaagaaaacgAATACTGATGTTTTTTTTCTTACTTGAATCCATACTCTGCCATCACTAGGGAAGGTTCTCCTTTTCCAACTGCAACTATAAGCTCATTCTCAAATCTGCATATTATAAGTAACAAATTTCATTATACAATATTCTGTCCTTGATAATGAATCCTTCTATGAGACAATCTTGATTGTTATTGTACACAAGCATTGTGTTGAGGGGAAGTCTTTAGATAAACCTCCTTGCATATTTCATAAACTACAAACCACAtcaatatattaggtaaatttccttttattattgttattatttttgttgaaGCTTTAATTTTTTCCAATTTCAGCACCTGCTGACCAATTGTCGGAAAGGTGAATGGCCGAGCACTACCTGCATCACAATCCAATCAGTTGACAGCCTTGAGAGATCATATGCTAAATACCAATTTAGAAAGCTTAAAAAAGATTCGGTTACTAGTCGGAAAAGTGAAACTAAATATTTTAGGTGCATTTCTTTTTCCCTGCAGGAAAGGAACTGTCTGATAACAAGATGGAAGACCTTTAATACTAACATCAGCCTACTGATATAAACACAACAATGTTAAGTTCACAATTTTGTTACAGTGACAATTTAAACATaaatattaagaaaaaaaatcttgtGTGTTTTCTTCTACAATCTTCAGTTTTCACATGATTGTCATTTGCAAAGACTACTTAgcgtacaagaaacaaaaacaagaagTCAATCCTGACTATTTTTGGTCAGTTATATAAACTTCCCCTCCATTTGTTTGACCATGTCATAAAGAAAGCAAAGGTTGATTGGGCTTCTcttaattattaatatatattttcccTCTATGTACTCTTCACATTCTAAATTAAATGACTTAAACTTTTCTACTTATAAAATCTAAAGGTTGTTTTGAATCTTCCTATTATAACTAACCtaactcattctgctccttttaACACAAACTTGTTAATCCATAAGGGTTTTTTTCAGTATGAAAATGCGGCTACATATGATCCTAAATCAATAGTTAAACTTTGTCAATATGATCCTAAATATGGAGAAATATATGAAGGATATAACTAACCTGTAGAGGTGAAATGGGAACTCCCAAAAGCTCGCTCAACTCCAAAGATCGTTTAGTTTCAGGGACGCCACCTCCTGTACATTTATACAGTTAAAGTTTCAGGTAACTTTTCTTACCATCACTTAGGTAGGTTCCACTTCATATTGAACAAGCATGACATGCTTAGCGTAAACATAATGAAAATGGTAACAATTAACCTATTCAGTACAGAGGCATCTATCAAGTATAGAGGCTATCTATCATGTAGACATATGTAACAATGTGTGTGTTGGCAGAATGAAAATGGCATCAATTAGCCTATTCAGTAAAAAGATTATCTATCATGTACGTATATGGAAACTGTGTGTACTTGTGTATGTGAGAGAGAGAAATGTCATTGAAACCCCCTCAAGTAAAACGGTAAAGGTTCTACTATGTTTGCTAAGTGAAGGATTAAAAGAGACTAAGGAGTGTGTTGGAGAGAGAAGAGAGATGTACTAAAATTATCCCTCCAGTAAAGATTTACTGTGTTTGTCAAGTGAATAATATAAGATTAAAAAGACTACAGAGTGACAAACATCATCTATTGTTGCAAAAGAAGTAGAGAGAAGATTTAACTGAGTAGTAAAAATTCAATCTAACAAAGTTGAAGTCCGCTTTATTGAAATCGAACACATTGTATCAGATTAAACTAAAACACAACCATAGACAAGGCTCACCGTTTGTTAAGAACAAAAAAGGAACCTTGAGAGTGCCTGCCAAGAAGAAATTTGCGCTCTCATCAGATGCAGAAGCAAGATACACAGcccaaaacttaaaaaaaaaacaaaaagaaaaagaaaacatgaaCTGGAGCAAAAGAAGCTAACTTCCTTACTTCACCAACATGAAGTCATTCTAACAGTTATCTTAATTATGGACGCCAGTATGATACAACGTAAATTCAAAAAACCTCCTAAGAAACCTtcacattttgtacattacatttTTTTTCACACATAAAACTGTAAATTTAATCATATGCTTAAATCAAGTAATAGAACGACTGGATGCGGGGTAGAAGAGTAAAGCCAAAATATGTATGGCGATACCGTCGGCGTGATAGAGCCTCCGAAGGGCGTGAGAGGAGCCTCCGATGGTGGTTCGGCCTCGAATAATTACACCGTCAATGTCGAACGCAATCCCGAAGGAAGGTCTGCAGAGCCAAATAAGCCGCCTCAATTAAAGCGGAGGGCATgggaaaggaaaggagaggaaACCTTTCGGGTTCCGAGTGAAGAAGCTGAGAGAAGGACCGCCGGAAGCGCGGGTCCTCCGGCGACGGCGAGTATCTGAGCCTTGCCCGCGATGCTCGGAGGAGAACGGAACGAAACCCCATGACTGATTTGGATGCGAAACCCTTCGCATCcaaaatatttatttgtttttatttatagCAAATGCTACAATTTTACTTTTATTATGCATACATAATGCAAAAAAATAACAATTagaaaaggcaaaaaaaaaaaaatgcgttTGCCGGGAGTCGAACCCGGGTCTATTGCTTGGAAGGCAATTATCCTAACCGTTGGACTACAAACGCTTGTGATGTTTTGTTTTCTCAAATTTATATAATATGTTAATTTATTTGAACAATGTCCCCACATAGTGGCCCATGACTATCtataagataaattaaaaaactaCAAATGAtttccatgagaaagtatattcTTAATTTTTAACGGATTTGACCCATACTTAATGTGACAAATCTATCCCATGATTACTGTTGGTGCGATTAACACTAAtggtttaactcaggttttgataaatgacaaaatagattaagtca
This region of Zingiber officinale cultivar Zhangliang chromosome 9A, Zo_v1.1, whole genome shotgun sequence genomic DNA includes:
- the LOC122021398 gene encoding uncharacterized protein YKR070W-like, with protein sequence MGFRSVLLRASRARLRYSPSPEDPRFRRSFSQLLHSEPERPSFGIAFDIDGVIIRGRTTIGGSSHALRRLYHADGTLKVPFLFLTNGGGVPETKRSLELSELLGVPISPLQVVLGHSPFRQLVSRFENELIVAVGKGEPSLVMAEYGFKKVLSINDYASYFNHIDPLSQYKTWSLKQSFDKNCKLSFQSKFNVHSERVKGAFVVSDPVDWGRDIQVLCDILRYGGLPGKGNGHQPPLYFAADDLEYQAAFPCERLGMGAFRIALESIYNRIHSSPLEYTSYGKPNPSVFKNAESTLTKLALTTYPAKETRVSKNFAFNIIYMIGDNPKVDVNGAKKAGHPWFPILTRTGVFKGKDNDEHFPADLVVDTVEEAVDFILKKENIQS